One window from the genome of Balaenoptera musculus isolate JJ_BM4_2016_0621 chromosome 3, mBalMus1.pri.v3, whole genome shotgun sequence encodes:
- the PRLR gene encoding prolactin receptor isoform X2 translates to MGSSSSDPRYVDVTYIVEPDPPVNLTLELKQPEDSKPYLWIKWFPPTLVDVRSGWLTLQYEIRLKPEKAAEWETHFAGQQTQFKILSLYPGQKYLVQVHCKPDHGFWSEWSPESSIQIPNDFSMKDATVWIFVAVLSAVICLIMVWAVALKGYSMVTCILPPVPGPKIKGFDTHLLEKGKSEELLSALGCQDFPPTSDCEDLLVEFLEVDDSEGQQLMPAHSKEHPGQGVRPTHLDPDSDSGRGSCDSPSLLSEKCDEPRANPSKFHTPEGLEKAEKPETNVTQPQDPQSTSVEGKIPSFHASGSQSSTWPLLQPPSLPYPRSSYHSVADVCKLGLGTAGAASALLDETDTHALKPSQTIETGGEGKAAEHRESESFRSKTDRDAARLLPQDKSPSISARPLEYVEIHKVSKDGALALLAKPNENSGWAERTSTPESSKEYSKVSRVMDNNILVLVQARRARDLAPLEEPAKEAPPSVPQNPAEVDLASFPAAPSNCRLQLGGLDYLHPTGFMHSFQ, encoded by the exons TTGAACCAGACCCTCCTGTGAACCTGACTTTGGAATTAAAACAGCCAGAAGACAGCAAACCATATCTGTGGATAAAATGGTTTCCACCCACCCTGGTTGATGTAAGATCTGGTTGGCTCACACTCCAGTATGAAATTCGATTAAAACCTGAGAAAGCAGCTGAGTGGGAG ACTCATTTCGCTGGGCAGCAGACTCAGTTTAAGATCCTCAGCTTATATCCAGGACAGAAATACCTTGTCCAGGTTCACTGCAAGCCAGACCATGGATTCTGGAGTGAGTGGAGCCCAGAGAGCTCCATCCAGATACCTAATG ACTTCTCAATGAAAGATGCAACCGTGTGGATCTTTGTGGCCGTTCTTTCTGCTGTCATCTGTTTGATTATGGTCTGGGCAGTGGCTTTGAAGGGCTACAG CATGGTGACCTGCATCCTCCCTCCAGTTCCTGGgccaaaaataaaaggatttgatACTCATCTGCTGGAG AAGGGCAAGTCCGAAGAACTTCTGAGCGCCCTGGGCTGCCAAGACTTCCCTCCCACTTCCGACTGCGAGGACTTACTGGTGGAATTCTTAGAGGTGGATGACAGTGAAGGCCAGCAGCTGATGCCGGCTCACTCCAAAGAACACCCGGGGCAAGGCGTGAGGCCCACACACTTGGATCCCGACAGCGACTCTGGCCGGGGCAGCTGCGACAGCCCTTCCCTTTTGTCTGAAAAGTGTGATGAACCTCGGGCCAATCCCTCCAAGTTCCACACTCCTGAGGGCcttgagaaggcagagaaacctGAAACAAACGTTACCCAGCCCCAAGACCCTCAGAGCACAAGCGTGGAAGGCAAAATCCCCTCTTTTCATGCCAGCGGATCCCAATCTTCAACGTGGCCTTTGCTGCAGCCCCCCAGCCTGCCCTACCCCAGATCATCTTACCACAGCGTCGCTGATGTGTGCAAGCTGGGCCTGGGCACGGCAGGTGCTGCATCCGCTTTGTTGGACGAAACAGACACACATGCTTTAAAACCCTCGCAAACCATTGAGACAGgcggggaagggaaggcagctgAGCACAGGGAGTCAGAAAGCTTCCGTTCCAAGACTGACCGAGACGCGGCACGGCTGCTGCCCCAGGACAAGAGCCCCTCGATCTCTGCTAGACCCCTGGAGTACGTGGAGATCCACAAAGTCAGCAAAGATGGAGCGCTGGCGCTGCTCGCGAAACCAAACGAGAACAGCGGCTGGGCGGAGaggaccagcacccctgaaaGCAGCAAGGAGTACTCGAAGGTGTCCCGGGTGATGGATAACAACATCCTGGTGTTGGTGCAGGCTCGGCGAGCGCGAGACCTGGCTCCGCTTGAAGAACCAGCCAAGGAGGCCCCGCCATCCGTGCCACAGAATCCAGCCGAGGTAGACCTGGCCTCCTTCCCCGCGGCCCCGAGCAACTGCAGACTCCAGCTCGGTGGGTTGGATTACCTGCATCCCACAGGCTTTATGCACTCCTTTCAGTGA